DNA sequence from the Callithrix jacchus isolate 240 chromosome 13, calJac240_pri, whole genome shotgun sequence genome:
CTCCATCTACGATATGCCCTTAGGACAATTTCCAAAagctttgaaaaattatttttaaaataatattctccAGCCAATGGCTGTTTTTGCTGGGGAGGGCATTTGCCCTTATCCTACCATTTCAGAAGCAGAAATctatttctaacatttaaaattttccttctgaaattaagtatatacaattaaaatttaCAGTTACTCACAAGGAATATTTTAAAGTGTCATCTAATTCCATGATAGCAGCCTGGTTCCCACAACGATAACAGTAATTGGGTGCACTGAAAATGGTAACCACATTCCGATCATGACACCAATTGTATCCCTGCAGtataaaaacaaattcaacatTTCATTACAGTATTAGGATTCTGacacaaacacatttaaaaaaactaaattcaaAAACTACAAGTACCCTCTGTGGAAATGTAGTCGGTCTACATTAGTTTATGAGGGCTCCATCTTTAACAGTTTGTGTACCTATACAGAATGCTGTGCAATTCTTGGGCCCAGGGTTTTGTTAAATGCAGCTCGCTTATTGTTGTTTTGCCTTATCTATGCTTGAGATCTTGGCAAGGCTGTGTACTAAATTTTTTCCCAAAATCATAATACATTTCTTAATTTTCCCttatgtcaatttttgctttatatattttgaagctacTACTAGgtaaacacaaatttaaaatactttctccCTAGAGAACTGGGCCAGTTTTCATcaataatctttttatttctaacaatGCCTTTTATCAGAACCTATCtcatccatacacacacacacacacacacacacacacacacacacacacaccccgcccccccccccccccatggcccaggctggagtgaattggtgtgatctaggctcactgcaactttcgcctcccgggttcaagcaattctcctgcctcagcttcctgagtagctgggactgtaggcgcaTGCCGCCACACtaggcttattttttgtatttagtagtagagacggggtctcttgaactcctgagctcaagtaatccgcccacctcagtctcctaaagtgctgggattacaggcatgagccaccgcacctggcctatttgcTATTTTGATTATCTACTTTATACACTAACACACCATTTTCTAACTGTTACCTCCAGTttgtggtgtcttttttttttttttcttgagacaaggtctcattctgttgcccaggctggagtgcagtggtatgatcatagctcactgcagcttcaacctcctggccttaagtgaccctctcacctcagcctcccaagtagctgggacaacagacatatgccaccatgcccagctaaggttttgactttttttagagagatgaggtttcattatgttgcccaggctggtccgaaactcctgggctcaagagatcctcccaccttagcttcccaaagtgctgggattatgggtgtaagcCACTTTGTCCAGCCAGTCATTTATGTTTTAGGTGTATCCCAAGTAACAgctgaattttaattatttattcaatctGAGAGTCTCTTTTAGGCTAAAATTTTAGTCTATTTCTTATGATCACTGGtatcattaaatttatttttactatataaaTTTGCGTTATTTATCATGCTTACaccctttctctttgtctctactGGGCAGGTAAAGTTTTCTCTAACATCTTGAAGCTACTCCCTACTAGTCTGGAGGGCTTATGTTCCTTTTATATTCCCTTAGTAATTGTAAAACAGTTAATATGATAATGGAGAAATTTAGCAGACATCATCCTTTTTTGCTTCccaagagggagtcttgctctgtcgccaggctagaaggcagtggtgcaatctcagctcactgcaacttccgcctcctgggttcaagtaattgtcctggctcagcttcctgagtagcttggactacaggcacgcgccaccaggctcagctaattttttctgtatttttagtagagaaggggtttaccatgttggccaggatggtgttgatctcttgacctcatgattcacctgccttggcctcccaaagtgctggggttacaggtgtgacccactgcgcctggctgacatCATCTTAACTAAGCAATTAAAGTTACCACCACCAGAACTGACACAAGCAGATTTGACATTTCAAATGTGCTTTGATATGATGCATGGAAAAGGACACACCATCTTGGTATGGCAAGACTGCCAAAAATGCATACGATGACTCCTTAACTGCAAGGAAACATCAGTCAAACTCTACCTGAGGGTATTTCTGTCAGATAAAATGCTCTTACTCTTCCAAAATGTCAAGAATAtggaaaacaggccaggcgcggtggctcaagcctgtaatcccagcactttgggaggccgaggtgggtggatcatgaggtcaagagatcgagaccatcctggtcaacatggtgaaaccccgtctctactaaaaatacaaaaaattatctgggcatggtagtgtgtgcctgtaatcccagctactcagaaggctgaggcaggagaattgcctgaacccaggaagcagaggttgcggtgagctgagatcgcgccattgcactccagcctgggtaacaagagcaaaactccgtctcaaaaaaaaaaaataatagggaaaacaacaacaaaaaaaatcaggatttcCACATCACAGTAGAATGAACACAACCTACTCTTTGGATCAGATTACGCACATACAGTATGcacaaaattaaattttgctATGAAAGAAATTAGCGAGATAATTAGCAAAATTTGAGTAAAGTGTTCATATTAAATAACAGTACTCTATGAACACAAATTTCCCAACTGTAATAACTATATGGTGGTTATGTGACAGCGAGTCCTTGATTCTACGAAATATACATAGAAAACTGGGAGTAAATGAGTACTTGTCTGCAACAGAGAGTCAAATGGTTCAGAAGAAAGTGTGAGGAATGAAGAGGAAAGGAGACACAAAATGATAAAgcaaatacagtaaaatatttagCATCAGGAATTTGAATAAAGCATGCAGGGAATTTTGGGgtactatttttgtaacttttttctaAGTCTCAATTTCAAAAATGTGTTATAATTCTGCTCTGGGGTACCAGTGCTTTCCCTACTTGCTAAAACTAGcaagtttttcctcttttcagaTTGGTAATAAATGGTAAGGAATGTTTCTTAGTTAAGCCATGATGCTTTATTACAGAAATACATATTAATCTGAAGTAAAAATCATTCTATAAGGAAAGTACATACCTCCATTACAAGCTGGTGGGCACGAGAAACCAGTGTGAGACCATTGGCATGGTTAAAGGTTTCAGAAATGTCTTGTCCAAATGTGTAGCCAGCACCACGTGGTGAAATACCCCATCCACCACGATCATCTGGATCTGACCATAACAGATCACACATTGGGCCCTGGCCAATAAAATTAAGTACATGTTACAAATTACTACCAGTCACACTTTATCTTCCTCACAATGtggttatattttgttttcctttcttcttttttaaactaaGCTTACCTCATGAGGAACTTCCTGTAAACGATCCAGGGCTCTTATATGATCCAGTGTGTCTATGGATGGAGAGAGGCCACCATGGAGGCAGAATATCTGTTTATGAATTAACAAAAGGGAATGTGTTTGCTTTACTAATTGCTAAAAGTTAACAGAGAGTAATgattaaaagtgtctgttcaaatagTGCcaacatttaaacatattttgtccatctgtttttctttataatcctaaatattttatatggcGTTCCTTCCCCCTTCTCTGGTCAATGGTATTCCCATCCTTGGGAACTgccataaaatttcattttctttctttctatagtGATGGAGTATTGCTGTGTTGCTgaggatggggtgcagtggctattcacaggcacgatcacAGTGCAATGcagccatgaactcctgggcccaagcaatgctcccgccttggccccctgagaagctgtgattacaggagcatgccactgcacccaactgcgCTTACAGCTTCTGTGGGTTATTGCTGAGCTCtacaactttttctttctcttacagcAAACACTCTGATTCCTGTTACTGGCTACaataaattttcagttttctcatattttataagTACATAATCAAgtcatttgtaaaaatattttgttgtttcttctcAATGTTTATACCTTTTAATTCCTTTTATTGCTCAGTGCATTGGCCAGGActtctaaaacaaaatagaataatacaaatcttttgttttttgtaaactGTTTTCAAATACTACGTTCTACGTGTTCTGAATCAGAATAACAAATACCACAATACTATGCTCAAGGTATTCTGAGTCAGAATAACCCAAGTTTTAAcgagcattttctttctctttttcttttcttctttttttttgaggtgtagttttgcttttgttgcccaggctggagtgcaatggtaagatctcggctcaccacaacctctacctcctgggttcaagcaattctcctgcctcagcctcttgaatagctgggattataggcatgtttTTAGAAGAGCcaggttttttccatgttggtcaggctggtctgaaactcccaacctcaggtgatctgcccacatcagcctcccaccaaagtgctgagattataggcatgagtcctGATGAGAAGGATCCAATGTTTTACTGATAGTAAAACCAGCATTTCTTTACCcacttattatattttataaaataactgcTGAGCTTTGAATCATAAgtataggaattttttttttcccaaatgattttgatatgattttatttttctgtacgtGCCACATCTGGTTTGGCACTGGGGTTATACTAGGCATACAGTGTGAGTTTTGAACTCTCCATGTTTTCCCAAGTTCTAGAACACAGAAATTGTATGTTCCTTATAGGTTTGGTAGAATTAGCCTATACAACTATCTAGACCTGGTTACTATTAGTAGTTTACTTATATTGGACTAATTTCTGCAAGCCAATTTTAATAACTGGTATTTTACTATAGTAAGCAACATTCAGCTTTTCGATTGTAGTGCAGTAAAGCTGCACCTATTCTTGTGATACACGAGCTTCTGTACAGTTATAATCATACCTTATTACATTCCTAGAGCTTTGTGtcctccctgttttcttctagatcAGTTTTGTccactattatttcttttctaataacttttcagaaagagcaaaaggaagaaagagaggagtgGAGGaagtaaaaaatacacaaaagctcTACTAATGCCCCCGTTTTAAAAACTAGATCCTTCATCAAAACTGATAggctatcttttaaaaatcattctgtccagtaattttattatttaatgaagACTATGTTgcttcaaaacaattaaaaacaaccttaattaaaatttaacatctttcaaattcacattttcttttaacaagtcTATGCAAAGTATTGTCCTTTCAAATTAATCAGGGCAGTGTCTAAAATCATGGCTGAGAAAACAGACTGTCAGAATTAGAGAAGGTTATAACCAAATTATATTCCCATGAGCAGTCTAAGAGAGAATTTATTACATTCTTGACAACTTTTATAATTAATtagataattaataattataatggattttttataatttaagaattatagcattttattatatgttttatatttatttattttttgagatggatccttgctctgtcacccaagctggagcgcagtgaagcgatctcagctcactgcaacctctgcctcccaggttcaagtgattctcctgcctcagcctctcgagtagctgggactacaggtgtgcaccgccatgcctggctaatttttgtatttttggtagagatggggtttctccatgttggccaggctggtcttaactccaaatctcaggtcatctgcccatcttggccacccaaagtgctgagattacaggcatgagccaccttgcccagcctatgttttgtatttaatttttttttttttgagacggagtttcgctcttgttacccaggctggagtgcaatggcgcgatctcggttcaccgcaacctccgcctcctgggttcaggcaattctcctgcctcagcctcctgagtagctgggattacaggcacatgccaccatgcccagctaagtttttgtatttttagtagagacggggtttcaccatgttgaccaggatggtctcgatctcttgaccgcgtgatccagctgcctcagcctcccaaagtgctgggattacaggcttgagccactgcgcctggccctgtatttaaatttaaatcagttCATCCTTACTGTGATTATCTCTAGAAATTGAGATAATAGGAAATTtgcataatttctttttatacctTTGACTGCTTCATGGTATGTCTGCCATACTTGTTACAGGCAGACATAgcatttgcttctttttccttttttttgttctttgagatggggttttgctgttgcccaggctagagagcagtggtatgatcatggctcactgtagcctcaacttcccgagctgcagagatcctctcacctcagcttcctgagtagctagaaccacaagcacacaccactacgcctagctaatttttaaatttttttgtatagacagggtctcactacattgtccaggctggtcttgaactcctggactcaagcgatccttttgcctttgcctcccaacgtactagccactgtgcccagccaagcatTCACTTCTCACGGAAGAAGGTATAATACACAATGTAACACTTGCAATTTCCAGAAAAACGGGAATGAAAAGTTTTTCATGGTAACCAGCACTATGTGTATATGCAGAGAAAGTTTTAAACATCTTGCTTTACTAGTACTATATATCAGTGTCAagcatttatttataatgtttatcGATATCTTAAGCACATAGCATATTCTTTGGTCAAAAGATTTACACACATATCTGAGAACAACAGGAAAATTTGCTGGTCCAAATGTACATGAAACTTACCACTTCCCTGCTTTGAAATTTTAAGTATAaggtgaggaggaggaaaaggctaaagagatgcagaaaagcatGTCATGTAAATCTAAACCCTAACTTACCAATAGTCAATCTTTGCCTTCATTTACTTCCTCCCAAGATgtaagcacacacatacatacctgcCCATCTACTAAAGCTGTAAGTGGAAGATAATCAAAGAGAtctgtaaaatatttccaaacattGGCATTCCCATACTTTCGCAGACATTCATCATAAAAGCCATATACTTGAGTAATTTGTCGGCTTTCGTGATTTCCTCTCAATATTGTAATGCGTTCTGGATAACGCACctggaagaaaaggaataaaatcacaTAGTAAAGTCAGATTTTTACCAGTGTCATGTGAAGCACAGTAGTCTCtgatccatttttaaaaatggctcttGAGGCCACcagtaaaattaaatgttaatttcattttcaaaataaaaaaacttgcTTATTCATATTCATAACCAGGTCTTACTGGTTAACATTTGACATATTTGTTATCCTTTTTCATCATGTTTATACCACCCTCATCAAAACCTTTAACTAATATTTATATTACTATAATAAACTTGTATCTGATACTGTTTCTATTATCTTCATCAtcaaattattattacttttctaaATCTTTCCAGAACACTATGACTTCTTACTGCTGAATGAACAGTGAAAATCACAGGTTTGAAACTGAGACAAAGTCCTCTACAGATTAAATTCTTCccttttcaatttgtattttccACAGGAAGATTGGATTTGCCAATAATAACACAAAAACAGGCCCTTTACAAAACTGGGCAAGATTTCAAATGTATTAATAGTTTCCTTtctattacaaaacaaaaacataagcaACTAGTCAGGAATGTGTCTGATAAGAAATATGATAAAGCACTGGATTCTGCAAATCAAGCAAAAAGCTGCAAGTATTGACTTCAATTCATATGCATTTTACTAAGCATATGTTACGTGTCTAACAAAAGTTTGGTGCTATAAAGCCAGGTGCCAGGTCTACACAAGTACAGTCATGAGCTTGCAACGTTTTTGTTAACAATAGATTACATGTATAATGTTGGCTGGAGCAACAGAGTATACCACACAGCCTTGGTGTGGAGTAGGCTATACCACCTAGGTTTAAGTTCGAAAGATGATAAAATTTTTGGAATGCGTCATTCCAAGATAACAAAATCACCtaaagacacatttctcagaatgtatgcCTGTAGTTAAGCGACCCATGACTGTGTAATATATGTGTTCTGCTGTTGAGGGTCTAATCTCACCGAGGAGATATGTAAAAGAAGTAATACAAGGCAATAAGCCCCTTTTGCAGCATAAATAAGGGCTGGGAGAGTAAGTTTCCTCATAGTAATTTAGAGCAGAAGGAATAAAGCTAAAATGGTTGAAGGATACACGGAAGAAGTGAGAGACCTGAGCTGAGTCTTGGCAGAAAGCCTAAGAAATCAGGGACAGAGTAACCTCATGGGGGAAATCGCATAAGGAAATAAACAGAGTCAAGAGCACTGAGTAATAAGAAACTTTGATATGAGGTGAAATTTATGCTACCAACCACTGGCATGCAAATTCAGACTAGAGTATAGAAGGCCAGGCAAGGAGTGTGAGTTTGATTCTATAGGCAACAGGCAACCAAGAGGAAGTAACAATATAAAAGTGTCAAATAAAAGAGATTTCATCAGCCAGCATATGCCAGGTggactggggaggtgggggaggagaaTTAGACCTTAGAGGCAGAAATACTAGTTACTAAGCTATTGCAACAATTGAACTTTGAAGAGATAAACGGTGTGGTAAAAATAGAAAGACACAGGAATAACATAGACTTTTCAAAACAAGGATTTAAAAAGACCTGTTTGACTCAATATGATCAATATAGCAGGTAACCCAAGACTTCAGCTATGGATTACTCAAGAGAATGATACATTTACCAGGAATACACACAAGTTAATGTATCCTTTTCACCTCTCCTTAAAAAAGATGTaaaaccaattattattttaagggGCTATAAACTGAATGGACCATAAAACAGATGATATGCAATCCTGTCATTCTTGCCTTTTATCCACATTCTTGCCTTTTGCCTGGTTTAAAtcttgaaaacaaagaaacaaacaacaaccaaaaaaaaaacaacaactgaaTTTCGATAATCATACCTTTAATGCTACAAGAAGAGTCACAGTCTCCACTGAATAATATCCTCTGTCTACATAGTCACCCATGAATAAGTAGTTTGTATCTGGTGATTTTCCACCAATTCTAAAGAGTTCCATAAGATCATGAAATTGACCATGCACATCTCCACAGACCGTAACTGGGCAACGAACCTCTTGCACATTTGATTCTTTTGTTAAAATTTCCTTTGCCTGTTAGAAAAGTGaaatcaacaattaaaaaaaaattctatcacaAAGTTAAAGTATCATTTCTtatctattaaaagaaaattttggggaaaataacacttgaaatgtgccttataaaaacatacatgaaaacgaaaccacaatgagataccactttactagaaaggctataataaaaaagacagttaGTAAGTGTTGCAAACATGTAGAgcaattggaaccctcatacgcTGATGGTAGAAacgcaaaatggtacagctgctatggaaaactgCCTGGCAGGTCCTCCAAAGTTAAACCTAAAATTACCATATCATCTAGCAGTTCCgctcctaggtatatactcaagagaaatgaaatctgGTTTAtacatgttcatggcagcatgaTTTGTAGCAGCCAAAAAGCAGAAACCACCAGATGTTGatcaactgataaatggacataatatatccatacaatggaacgGTTATCCAGCCATGAAGAAacgaagtactgatacatgctacaactttaaagacattatgctaagtacaAGTCAGTCACAAATGGTCACATAATGTACAATTCCATTtccatgaaatgtccagaataggcaaatctctGAGGCAGAagttctgtgttttaaaaaaaataatcttattaTTCACAAGTTTAAAAAGTCAATGaagaaaaaagtcacaaattATTCAAATTCTTGTGTAAACATTCTTACACCAATTTATAGGCCAACCTTGAATACCTTTAttccaattattttatatttatggaaTTAAGTTCGAACATACCATTAGGTGGCCCCGAAGTACAGAATTTATGCTTAAACACTgacaaaaaaaatgttctgaCTAAATCAAAGCTCACTAACAGCTCATCTATATAGCCTCTTTGCCTGTAACAGCAAAAGACCCCAGAAtcaggaagaaaaatttaaaagcttctgAAGTAAAAAAACAAGACATCATAAAAGCGTATATGTACCTCCCCACTAACCCACCTGAAGAATCTCTTAGGCCTTACTGTGGACCTGTTATCTACAAAATTCCAACAAGCTATTTACCGAGTTTCCAGGTCCATGAcaaattagaaacagaaaaccatgaAAATAAGAGGAAGAAACAACCAGATGGCTAGAGTAGCTAAAACAACACAGGGCAatggggagtggtggctcatgactgtaatcccagcactttgggaggcagagtggggaggatggcttgagtccaggagtttgagaccagcctgggcaacatagtgagacctctggtcttcacaaaaatttaaaaaatagctgggcgtggtggtgtatgtgtgcctacagtcccagctatttaagagggtggggtgggaagacagcttgagctggggagttcaaggctgcagtgagccactcttaaccctgggcaacagagtgagacaaaacaaaaaaaggcaacaaCACATTACAATAAAAGTCAAACAGGATGAAGCTTAAAGTAGAGCCCAGTAAGTAGATGATAGCTCAGACTGGTGGAAGAGTGCAATTGTAGGAACCCACAATTCTCTGCCCCTTCAGTGATTTGATAATCTGAAGAATATGTGAAAACTTGAATTTTGAGTTTCACTGTATGCTCCTGCTGCTGTGCATTTTTGTCAATAGACTTTAACACTAAGCTGAGGGATACTCAACCCGTAgtgattttcaaaatatacaatagtTTGTATATACACTATAGGAATCACACAGTTACTCTAGCCCCAGATTACTTTGTGCCAACTGGATGCACCCAGCACAGACTTTTAATCTGAAGCAACTCTAAACAGGAGGGACAATGACAAGTTCTATTCCAACAGAAGTGTTCTCTCCAGTGttctaaaatatttctaaggTATAATTTTGACTGTATCTCTATAGCTTCCCTTAATTTCTGCAAAGTGTTCATGCTTGGTTCTCcagcttttcttttgtttctagtctactacattttcttctacaGATGCCCTTTCTGCTTATAGCCTGGTAAGATTCCCAAGAGTTATGACAATATAGCCCATACTTTCTTCTCCTTGCCTGTAATTAATTAGAATGAGATTATATGCACTGAAGTCTTCCAGAAAACATGGGATTTTCAGTTTTAATCTAACTGTGTAATCTTAAGGCCTTTATACCCTTCAGTTTCTTTTCCTGAGATCAcaaattaaacaataattttatcAGAAGCCAAGTTTATTCCACAGACAGTTCCTAATACACCACGAACATTCCACACCCCACGttttttttgcatatgaagaACATGGCCGAGGAGATTATATACAGAAACGTAATAATGGTTGTCTGGGAGGTAGGAGGGCAGTGGATAGGGAAGGTGGGTGGAGtgcatttgctttcttttctacttttctgaggtgcctgcaatatttttttttgagacagggtctcgccctgttgcccaggctggagtgcagtggtgtgaacatggctcactgcagcctcggtctcctgggctcaatcagtcttcccacctcagtctcccaaaatgctcagattacaggtcTGAGACACCGCGACTGGCTGCtcgaaattttaaaaaacaaattgtgtATTACATTTTCAAACGAAAAATACCTGACTTCTTAAACTTCAAAACAAATCCCAGATGATACTAATTATAAAAACCACTACAGTGTTATATCcacacaataaaaaggaatgaaaacatgGGTTTTCATGGAACCCGTGTTTTCCAGATACATGCTGCAATATGCAGGAATCTTGGAAATATTATGctaaaagaaagaagtcaaacacAAAAGACATAACCctggaaatgaaattcaaatcaaaagtacagagaagaggctgggcatgggggctcatgcctgtaatcccagcactttgggaggctcagtcGTGCATATcattaagtcaggagttcaagatcagcttggccaacatagtgaaacctcatctctaataaaaatataaaaaattagctgggcgtggtggcaggcgcctgttatcccagctactcaggaggctgaggcaggagaatcgcttgaacctgggaggtggaggttgcagtgagctgagattgcaccattgcactccagcatgggtgacagtgcgagacgccgtctcaaaaaaaaaaaaaagtacacagaaGAACCAATTGTGGGAATGCTGACAATGCTGCTGTTGGAGAGACCCCAAATATGCAGCTAGAACTCAGAAACACGCATAAACTTAGTGACATAAAGAAGTGAAAATGCAAACTTAATGCATAAATGTGGAAAATGATTTTGAGAGCATAAAGATATACCAGAAGAAGTGACGCTAGCAAAAATCTCCTTCATAGTATTCTCAGAGGTATTCCACGAAACTGAAAGCACAAaggaggctgggggcagtggctcacaccgcctgtaatcccagcactttgggaggctgaggcaggagga
Encoded proteins:
- the PPP2CB gene encoding serine/threonine-protein phosphatase 2A catalytic subunit beta isoform, which translates into the protein MDDKAFTKELDQWVEQLNECKQLNENQVRTLCEKAKEILTKESNVQEVRCPVTVCGDVHGQFHDLMELFRIGGKSPDTNYLFMGDYVDRGYYSVETVTLLVALKVRYPERITILRGNHESRQITQVYGFYDECLRKYGNANVWKYFTDLFDYLPLTALVDGQIFCLHGGLSPSIDTLDHIRALDRLQEVPHEGPMCDLLWSDPDDRGGWGISPRGAGYTFGQDISETFNHANGLTLVSRAHQLVMEGYNWCHDRNVVTIFSAPNYCYRCGNQAAIMELDDTLKYSFLQFDPAPRRGEPHVTRRTPDYFL